A window from Carassius gibelio isolate Cgi1373 ecotype wild population from Czech Republic chromosome B3, carGib1.2-hapl.c, whole genome shotgun sequence encodes these proteins:
- the LOC127952173 gene encoding zinc finger protein 501-like isoform X3, with amino-acid sequence MKSVKTQFIKEDREKMRHTEDTEEQTDLIEHNEEREELSESEKKNHVRYREKPKQKDLKKRKKKKSFPCTQCGKSFTSKSLLKRHMNIHTGEKPFTCDQCGRSFSQSANLQLHMSIHTGEKPHTCDQCGKSFTRSSTLMTHMNILTREKQYTCDQCGKAFLWVSNLTKHLKLHAKEKPHSCNLCGMSFRLIQYLKAHQKKHTGVREYMCFECERTFISASLLKLHEKIHTGEKPYKCSHCDKRFIVSSHLKRHEMIHTGEKPLKCSHCDERFVQSGNLKKHERIHTGEKPFKCSHCDERFIQSGHLKIHEMTHTGEKPYKCSHCDKRFSVSSSLKTHERIHTGEKPYKCSHCDDRFSRSGYLKTHERIHTGEKPYKCSHCDKRFSRSSSLKRHKRIHTGEKPYHCTACGKCFKHSSSLHNHTKNKHS; translated from the exons ATGAAATCTGTAAAGActcagtttattaaagaggaccgAGAGAAGATGAGACACACTGAAGATACTGAAGAACAAACCG ATCTGATTGAACATAATGAGGAGAGAGAAGAATTGAgtgaatctgaaaagaaaaatcaTGTCAGATACAGAGAAAAAcccaaacagaaagatttaaagaaaaggaagaagaagaaatctttcccctgcactcagtgtggaaagagtttcacaagCAAATCTCTTCTCAAGcgacacatgaacatccacactggagagaaaccgttcacttgtgatcagtgcgggaggAGTTTCTCACAATCAGCAAACCTTCAGCTACACATgagcatccacactggagagaaaccacacacatgtgatcaatgcgggaagagtttcacacggtCATCAACTCTTATGACACACATGAACATCCTCACTAGAGAGAAGCAGTacacatgtgatcaatgcggGAAAGCATTTTTGTGGGTTTCAAACCTGACAAAACACCTGAAACTTCATGcaaaggagaaaccacattcatgtaATTTGTGTGGAATGAGTTTTCGATTAATACAATATTTGAAAGCTCATCAGAAAAAACATACtggtgtgagagagtacatgtgctttgagtgtgaaagGACTTTTATTTCAGCGAGCCTTTTAAAACTGCATGAgaagattcacactggagagaaaccttacaagtgttcacactgtgacaagagattcattgtttcatcacatctgaaaagacatgagatgatccacactggagagaaacctttgaagtgttcacactgtgacgagAGATTCGTTCAGTCAGGAAacctgaaaaaacatgagaggattcacactggagagaaaccttttaagtgttcacactgtgacgagAGATTTATTCAGTcaggacaccttaaaatacatGAGAtgacccacactggagagaaaccttacaagtgttcacactgtgacaagagattcagtgtgtcatcaagtctaaaaacacatgagaggatccacactggagagaaaccttacaagtgttcacactgtgatgaCCGATTCAGTCGATCAGGAtacctgaaaacacacgagaggatccacactggagagaaaccttacaagtgttcacactgtgacaagagattcagtcgttCATCAAGTCTAAAAAGACacaagaggatccacactggagagaaaccgtatcactgcactGCATGTGGGAAGTGTTTCAAACATTCATCTTCTCTACACAatcatacaaaaaacaaacacagttaG
- the LOC127952173 gene encoding zinc finger protein 501-like isoform X2 produces MKSVKTQFIKEDREKMRHTEDTEEQTDLIEHNEEREELSESEKKNHVRYREKPKQKDLKKRKKKKSFPCTQCGKSFTSKSLLKRHMNIHTGEKPFTCDQCGRSFSQSANLQLHMSIHTGEKPHTCDQCGKSFTRSSTLMTHMNILTREKQYTCDQCGKAFLWVSNLTKHLKLHAKEKPHSCNLCGMSFRLIQYLKAHQKKHTGVREYMCFECERTFISASLLKLHEKIHTGEKPYKCSHCDKRFIVSSHLKRHEMIHTGEKPLKCSHCDERFVQSGNLKKHERIHTGEKPFKCSHCDERFIQSGHLKIHEMTHTGEKPYKCSHCDKRFSVSSSLKTHERIHTGEKPYKCSHCDDRFSRSGYLKTHERIHTGEKPYKCSHCDKRFSRSSSLKRHKRIHTGEKPYHCTACGKCFKHSSSLHNHTKNKHS; encoded by the coding sequence ATCTGATTGAACATAATGAGGAGAGAGAAGAATTGAgtgaatctgaaaagaaaaatcaTGTCAGATACAGAGAAAAAcccaaacagaaagatttaaagaaaaggaagaagaagaaatctttcccctgcactcagtgtggaaagagtttcacaagCAAATCTCTTCTCAAGcgacacatgaacatccacactggagagaaaccgttcacttgtgatcagtgcgggaggAGTTTCTCACAATCAGCAAACCTTCAGCTACACATgagcatccacactggagagaaaccacacacatgtgatcaatgcgggaagagtttcacacggtCATCAACTCTTATGACACACATGAACATCCTCACTAGAGAGAAGCAGTacacatgtgatcaatgcggGAAAGCATTTTTGTGGGTTTCAAACCTGACAAAACACCTGAAACTTCATGcaaaggagaaaccacattcatgtaATTTGTGTGGAATGAGTTTTCGATTAATACAATATTTGAAAGCTCATCAGAAAAAACATACtggtgtgagagagtacatgtgctttgagtgtgaaagGACTTTTATTTCAGCGAGCCTTTTAAAACTGCATGAgaagattcacactggagagaaaccttacaagtgttcacactgtgacaagagattcattgtttcatcacatctgaaaagacatgagatgatccacactggagagaaacctttgaagtgttcacactgtgacgagAGATTCGTTCAGTCAGGAAacctgaaaaaacatgagaggattcacactggagagaaaccttttaagtgttcacactgtgacgagAGATTTATTCAGTcaggacaccttaaaatacatGAGAtgacccacactggagagaaaccttacaagtgttcacactgtgacaagagattcagtgtgtcatcaagtctaaaaacacatgagaggatccacactggagagaaaccttacaagtgttcacactgtgatgaCCGATTCAGTCGATCAGGAtacctgaaaacacacgagaggatccacactggagagaaaccttacaagtgttcacactgtgacaagagattcagtcgttCATCAAGTCTAAAAAGACacaagaggatccacactggagagaaaccgtatcactgcactGCATGTGGGAAGTGTTTCAAACATTCATCTTCTCTACACAatcatacaaaaaacaaacacagttaG
- the LOC127952173 gene encoding zinc finger protein 501-like isoform X5 gives MKSVKTQFIKEDREKMRHTEDTEEQTDLIEHNEEREELSESEKKNHVRYREKPKQKDLKKRKKKKSFPCTQCGKSFTSKSLLKRHMNIHTGEKPFTCDQCGRSFSQSANLQLHMSIHTGEKPHTCDQCGKSFTRSSTLMTHMNILTREKQYTCDQCGKAFLWVSNLTKHLKLHAKEKPHSCNLCGMSFRLIQYLKAHQKKHTGVREYMCFECERTFISASLLKLHEKIHTGEKPYKCSHCDKRFIVSSHLKRHEMIHTGEKPLKCSHCDERFVQSGNLKKHERIHTGEKPFKCSHCDERFIQSGHLKIHEMTHTGEKPYKCSHCDKRFSVSSSLKTHERIHTGEKPYKCSHCDDRFSRSEYLKTHERIHTGEKPYKCSHCDKRFSRSSSLKRHKRIHTGEKPYHCTACGECFKHSSSLHNHTKNKHS, from the exons ATGAAATCTGTAAAGActcagtttattaaagaggaccgAGAGAAGATGAGACACACTGAAGATACTGAAGAACAAACCG ATCTGATTGAACATAATGAGGAGAGAGAAGAATTGAgtgaatctgaaaagaaaaatcaTGTCAGATACAGAGAAAAAcccaaacagaaagatttaaagaaaaggaagaagaagaaatctttcccctgcactcagtgtggaaagagtttcacaagCAAATCTCTTCTCAAGcgacacatgaacatccacactggagagaaaccgttcacttgtgatcagtgcgggaggAGTTTCTCACAATCAGCAAACCTTCAGCTACACATgagcatccacactggagagaaaccacacacatgtgatcaatgcgggaagagtttcacacggtCATCAACTCTTATGACACACATGAACATCCTCACTAGAGAGAAGCAGTacacatgtgatcaatgcggGAAAGCATTTTTGTGGGTTTCAAACCTGACAAAACACCTGAAACTTCATGcaaaggagaaaccacattcatgtaATTTGTGTGGAATGAGTTTTCGATTAATACAATATTTGAAAGCTCATCAGAAAAAACATACtggtgtgagagagtacatgtgctttgagtgtgaaagGACTTTTATTTCAGCGAGCCTTTTAAAACTGCATGAgaagattcacactggagagaaaccttacaagtgttcacactgtgacaagagattcattgtttcatcacatctgaaaagacatgagatgatccacactggagagaaacctttgaagtgttcacactgtgacgagAGATTCGTTCAGTCAGGAAacctgaaaaaacatgagaggattcacactggagagaaaccttttaagtgttcacactgtgacgagAGATTTATTCAGTcaggacaccttaaaatacatGAGAtgacccacactggagagaaaccttacaagtgttcacactgtgacaagagattcagtgtgtcatcaagtctaaaaacacatgagaggatccacactggagagaaaccttacaagtgttcacactgtgatgaCAGATTCAGTCGATCAGAAtacctgaaaacacatgagaggatccacactggagagaaaccttacaagtgttcacactgtgacaagagattcagtcgttCATCAAGTCTAAAAAGACacaagaggatccacactggagagaaaccgtatcactgcactGCATGTGGGGAGTGTTTCAAACATTCATCTTCTCTACACAatcatacaaaaaacaaacacagttaG
- the LOC127952173 gene encoding zinc finger protein 501-like isoform X4 has protein sequence MKSVKTQFIKEDREKMRHTEDTEEQTDLIEHNEEREELSESEKKNHVRYREKPKQKDLKKRKKKKSFPCTQCGKSFTSKSLLKRHMNIHTGEKPFTCDQCGRSFSQSANLQLHMSIHTGEKPHTCDQCGKSFTRSSTLMTHMNILTREKQYTCDQCGKAFLWVSNLTKHLKLHAKEKPHSCNLCGMSFRLIQYLKAHQKKHTGVREYMCFECERTFISASLLKLHEKIHTGEKPYKCSHCDKRFIVSSHLKRHEMIHTGEKPLKCSHCDERFVQSGNLKKHERIHTGEKPFKCSHCDERFIQSGHLKIHEMTHTGEKPYKCSHCDKRFSVSSSLKTHERIHTGEKPYKCSHCDDRFSRSEYLKTHERIHTGEKPYKCSHCDKRFSRSSSLKRHKRIHTGEKPYHCTACGECFKHSSSLHNHTKNKHS, from the coding sequence ATCTGATTGAACATAATGAGGAGAGAGAAGAATTGAgtgaatctgaaaagaaaaatcaTGTCAGATACAGAGAAAAAcccaaacagaaagatttaaagaaaaggaagaagaagaaatctttcccctgcactcagtgtggaaagagtttcacaagCAAATCTCTTCTCAAGcgacacatgaacatccacactggagagaaaccgttcacttgtgatcagtgcgggaggAGTTTCTCACAATCAGCAAACCTTCAGCTACACATgagcatccacactggagagaaaccacacacatgtgatcaatgcgggaagagtttcacacggtCATCAACTCTTATGACACACATGAACATCCTCACTAGAGAGAAGCAGTacacatgtgatcaatgcggGAAAGCATTTTTGTGGGTTTCAAACCTGACAAAACACCTGAAACTTCATGcaaaggagaaaccacattcatgtaATTTGTGTGGAATGAGTTTTCGATTAATACAATATTTGAAAGCTCATCAGAAAAAACATACtggtgtgagagagtacatgtgctttgagtgtgaaagGACTTTTATTTCAGCGAGCCTTTTAAAACTGCATGAgaagattcacactggagagaaaccttacaagtgttcacactgtgacaagagattcattgtttcatcacatctgaaaagacatgagatgatccacactggagagaaacctttgaagtgttcacactgtgacgagAGATTCGTTCAGTCAGGAAacctgaaaaaacatgagaggattcacactggagagaaaccttttaagtgttcacactgtgacgagAGATTTATTCAGTcaggacaccttaaaatacatGAGAtgacccacactggagagaaaccttacaagtgttcacactgtgacaagagattcagtgtgtcatcaagtctaaaaacacatgagaggatccacactggagagaaaccttacaagtgttcacactgtgatgaCAGATTCAGTCGATCAGAAtacctgaaaacacatgagaggatccacactggagagaaaccttacaagtgttcacactgtgacaagagattcagtcgttCATCAAGTCTAAAAAGACacaagaggatccacactggagagaaaccgtatcactgcactGCATGTGGGGAGTGTTTCAAACATTCATCTTCTCTACACAatcatacaaaaaacaaacacagttaG